Proteins encoded within one genomic window of Longimicrobium sp.:
- a CDS encoding endonuclease/exonuclease/phosphatase family protein, whose protein sequence is MPRAVICLPIVLLSAGAASTAPARMAQTDAVIMEWNIAGLDPIPPGRLSRIVGVIRDLDPAPDVIVLSEVNPDEAAHQIAQQLGYEAVILQQGPEVVQNIAILHNSRATVSNGQLIAGTNLEEEPRSRQALTANVRIGSFDFILIGVHLKSGRSAAQRAQRTRQATALANFIAGAVQGQEKDVLVIGDYNMIAPTPTRRNDRANFEAMSPAGFLRFVSSEELDGHLTHISGCDPERGNPLDGYAISSGFTTEYQEGSFRLLGLEDLGLSCSEYVVEVSDHLPLLARFRTTADDD, encoded by the coding sequence ATGCCGCGAGCCGTCATTTGCCTCCCGATCGTCCTGCTGAGCGCCGGAGCGGCATCGACCGCGCCGGCGCGCATGGCGCAGACCGACGCCGTGATCATGGAATGGAACATCGCGGGACTGGATCCGATCCCACCGGGGCGGCTGTCCCGGATCGTCGGCGTGATTCGCGACCTCGATCCCGCGCCGGACGTGATCGTGCTGTCGGAGGTGAACCCCGACGAAGCGGCCCATCAGATCGCACAGCAGCTCGGCTACGAAGCCGTCATCCTGCAGCAGGGACCCGAGGTCGTGCAGAACATCGCCATCCTGCACAACTCGCGTGCGACCGTCTCCAACGGGCAGCTGATCGCCGGGACCAACCTCGAAGAGGAGCCGCGCTCACGCCAGGCGCTCACGGCGAACGTCCGGATCGGGAGCTTCGACTTCATCCTGATCGGCGTGCACCTGAAGTCCGGTCGCAGCGCCGCACAGCGAGCACAACGGACGCGCCAGGCGACCGCCCTCGCGAACTTCATCGCGGGCGCGGTGCAGGGGCAGGAGAAGGACGTGCTCGTGATCGGGGACTACAACATGATCGCGCCCACGCCGACGCGGCGGAACGACAGGGCGAACTTCGAAGCGATGAGCCCCGCGGGATTCCTCCGGTTCGTTTCCTCCGAAGAGCTTGACGGCCACCTCACGCACATATCGGGGTGCGACCCGGAACGTGGAAATCCGCTGGACGGGTACGCGATCTCCAGCGGCTTCACCACCGAGTACCAGGAAGGCAGTTTTCGGCTGCTGGGCCTGGAGGACCTCGGCCTCTCCTGTTCCGAATACGTGGTGGAGGTCTCGGATCACCTCCCGCTCCTGGCCCGGTTCCGAACCACGGCCGATGACGACTGA
- the queA gene encoding tRNA preQ1(34) S-adenosylmethionine ribosyltransferase-isomerase QueA, whose amino-acid sequence MSERGRRTSDYDFHLPPEQVAQAPAARRDASRLLVVDRATGELAHRVFADLADYVPAGDALVLNETRVFPARLVGRKPTGAQAEVLLLTPEGGEEKLWRALVRPGGKLKPGRTVEIAPELAVEIVESTPGGERIVRLHTPLPLAEALERWGEVPLPPYITHAATAEDRERYQTVYARERGSVAAPTAGLHFTPELLAKLEAKGVRIVRLVLHVGVGTFRPVETEDPAEHRMHSEWYHVPPEAAAALNETRAAGGAIWAVGTTVTRTLETVADEGGVVHPGEGWTDIFIRPPYRFRAVDRLVTNFHLPRSTLLMLVAAFAGYDLVMRAYREAVKGGYRFFSYGDAMVILGAAGHDAAQSSSAVVRNRARSGR is encoded by the coding sequence ATGAGCGAGCGGGGCCGGCGCACCTCGGACTACGACTTCCACCTCCCGCCGGAGCAGGTCGCCCAGGCCCCGGCCGCGCGCCGCGACGCCAGCCGGCTGCTGGTGGTCGACCGCGCGACGGGGGAGCTCGCCCACCGCGTCTTCGCGGACCTGGCCGACTACGTCCCCGCGGGCGACGCGCTGGTGCTGAACGAGACGCGCGTGTTCCCGGCGCGGCTGGTGGGCCGCAAGCCCACGGGCGCGCAGGCCGAGGTGCTGCTGCTGACGCCGGAGGGGGGCGAGGAGAAGCTCTGGCGCGCGCTGGTGCGCCCCGGCGGCAAGCTCAAGCCGGGGCGGACGGTGGAGATCGCGCCGGAGCTCGCGGTGGAGATCGTGGAGAGCACGCCCGGCGGCGAGCGGATCGTGCGGCTGCACACGCCGCTGCCGCTGGCCGAGGCGCTGGAGCGCTGGGGCGAGGTGCCGCTGCCGCCGTACATCACGCACGCGGCCACGGCGGAAGACCGCGAGCGCTACCAGACGGTCTACGCCCGCGAGCGCGGCTCGGTGGCGGCGCCCACGGCGGGGCTGCACTTCACGCCGGAGCTGCTGGCGAAGCTGGAGGCGAAGGGCGTGCGCATCGTGCGGCTGGTGCTGCACGTGGGCGTGGGCACCTTCCGCCCGGTGGAGACGGAGGACCCGGCCGAGCACCGCATGCACTCGGAGTGGTACCACGTGCCGCCCGAGGCCGCCGCGGCGCTGAACGAGACGCGCGCGGCCGGCGGGGCGATCTGGGCCGTGGGGACCACGGTGACGCGCACGCTGGAGACGGTGGCCGACGAGGGCGGCGTGGTGCACCCGGGCGAGGGGTGGACGGACATCTTCATCCGCCCCCCGTACCGCTTCAGGGCGGTGGACCGGCTGGTCACCAACTTCCACCTCCCGCGCTCCACCCTGCTCATGCTGGTGGCCGCCTTCGCCGGCTACGACCTGGTCATGCGCGCGTACCGCGAGGCGGTGAAGGGCGGGTACCGCTTCTTCTCGTACGGCGACGCGATGGTGATCCTGGGAGCGGCAGGCCACGACGCCGCTCAGTCGTCATCGGCCGTGGTTCGGAACCGGGCCAGGAGCGGGAGGTGA
- the ruvB gene encoding Holliday junction branch migration DNA helicase RuvB gives MTDQTPQRSEITTPEPIGDDETAELSLRPQRLAEFIGQPKVKESLRIAVDAALGRKEPLDHILLYGPPGLGKTTLGMLIAREMNVNIKLTSGPVLEKPADLVSTLTNLSDGDVVFIDEIHRLRPIIEEFLYPAMEDFRIDIRLSEGPHAQTITMPVPRFTLIGATTRFGLLTPPMRARFGIVQRLDYYPVDQLAFIVRRTAEILGVGTTAEGALEIAKRSRGTPRVANRLMRRVRDYAQVRADGTIDKAVADAALQMLDVDELGLDEMDNRVLRSLIEQFGGGPVGLNTLAVAIGEDSGTLEEVYEPFLIQNGFLMRTPRGRVATALAYRRMGYAPPVDGRPDSPPQASLFDA, from the coding sequence ATGACCGATCAGACCCCGCAGCGCTCCGAGATCACCACGCCCGAGCCGATCGGCGACGACGAGACGGCGGAGCTCAGCCTGCGCCCGCAGCGGCTGGCGGAGTTCATCGGGCAGCCCAAGGTCAAGGAGTCGCTGCGCATCGCGGTCGACGCGGCGCTGGGGCGGAAGGAGCCGCTGGACCACATCCTCCTCTACGGCCCGCCCGGCCTGGGCAAGACCACGCTGGGGATGCTGATCGCGCGGGAGATGAACGTGAACATCAAGCTCACCTCGGGGCCGGTGCTGGAGAAGCCGGCCGACCTGGTGAGCACGCTCACGAACCTCTCCGACGGCGACGTGGTGTTCATCGACGAGATCCACCGCCTGCGCCCGATCATCGAGGAGTTCCTCTACCCGGCCATGGAGGACTTCCGCATCGACATCCGCCTCAGCGAGGGGCCGCACGCGCAGACCATCACCATGCCGGTGCCGCGCTTCACGCTGATCGGCGCCACCACGCGCTTCGGACTGCTCACGCCGCCGATGCGCGCCCGCTTCGGCATCGTGCAGCGGCTCGACTACTATCCCGTGGACCAGCTCGCCTTCATCGTCCGCCGCACGGCCGAGATCCTGGGGGTGGGCACCACGGCGGAGGGGGCGCTGGAGATCGCCAAGAGGAGCCGCGGCACGCCGCGCGTGGCCAACCGCCTGATGCGCCGCGTGCGCGACTACGCCCAGGTGCGCGCCGACGGCACCATCGACAAGGCGGTGGCCGACGCGGCGCTGCAGATGCTGGACGTGGACGAGCTCGGGCTCGACGAGATGGACAACCGGGTGCTGCGCTCGCTGATCGAGCAGTTCGGCGGCGGACCCGTGGGCCTCAACACGCTGGCGGTGGCGATCGGGGAGGACTCGGGGACGCTGGAGGAGGTCTACGAGCCGTTCCTGATCCAGAACGGCTTCCTGATGCGCACGCCGCGGGGCCGCGTGGCCACGGCGCTGGCCTACCGCCGCATGGGCTACGCGCCGCCCGTGGACGGGCGCCCCGATTCTCCCCCGCAGGCCAGCCTGTTCGACGCGTGA
- the ruvA gene encoding Holliday junction branch migration protein RuvA, whose translation MISRVRGELVLRDLERVEVMTQGGVAYEVFIPTTVFERLPRLGEQVSLRTFHLVREDAQMLFGFLDEVERTVFSRLLGATGVGPRLALALLSAMSAEHLVRAIRNRDVAALTAVSGVGKKTAERIAVELSGKLDDIGFAPSALSARVPGLEEALRALVALGITQADADRAVRAVVAEQGALPAPDLIRHALARATAR comes from the coding sequence GTGATCTCGCGCGTGCGGGGGGAGCTGGTGCTGCGCGACCTGGAGCGCGTGGAGGTGATGACGCAGGGCGGCGTCGCCTACGAGGTGTTCATCCCCACCACGGTCTTCGAGCGGCTGCCGCGGCTGGGCGAGCAGGTGAGCCTGCGCACGTTCCACCTGGTGCGCGAGGACGCGCAGATGCTCTTCGGTTTCCTGGACGAGGTGGAGCGCACCGTCTTCTCGCGCCTGCTGGGGGCCACGGGGGTGGGCCCGCGGCTGGCGCTGGCGCTGCTGTCGGCGATGAGCGCGGAGCACCTGGTGCGCGCGATCCGCAACCGCGACGTGGCGGCGCTGACGGCGGTGAGCGGGGTGGGGAAGAAGACGGCGGAGCGGATCGCGGTGGAGCTCTCGGGGAAGCTGGACGACATCGGCTTCGCGCCGTCGGCGCTGTCGGCGCGGGTGCCGGGGCTGGAGGAGGCGCTGCGGGCGCTGGTGGCGCTCGGGATCACGCAGGCCGACGCGGACCGGGCGGTGCGCGCGGTGGTGGCCGAGCAGGGCGCTCTCCCCGCGCCGGACCTGATCCGCCACGCCCTGGCCCGGGCGACGGCGCGGTGA
- the ruvC gene encoding crossover junction endodeoxyribonuclease RuvC → MSTSTASPRSDPLPAGPAVDAPRPARPADAVVLGVDPGTAVTGYGVVARSSDGAVSLLECGVIRTNPKAPLPERLRDIHEGIVEVIARARPSVLAVESVFYAKNVRTSVVLGHARGVILLAAALQGLQVAEYPPAEVKNAVVGAGAATKDQVGFMVQRLLRLREPPKPHDAADGVAVALTHCFRGYGPAAKLPAHLALRMMMDPRKGRP, encoded by the coding sequence ATGTCGACGTCGACAGCCTCGCCGAGGTCTGACCCGCTCCCCGCCGGCCCGGCCGTGGACGCCCCCCGCCCGGCGCGGCCGGCGGACGCCGTGGTGCTGGGGGTGGACCCCGGCACCGCGGTCACCGGCTACGGCGTCGTCGCGCGCTCCAGCGACGGCGCCGTCTCGCTTCTGGAGTGCGGGGTGATCCGCACCAACCCGAAGGCCCCCCTCCCCGAGCGCCTGCGCGACATCCACGAGGGGATCGTGGAGGTGATCGCGCGCGCCCGCCCCTCGGTGCTCGCCGTCGAGAGCGTCTTCTACGCCAAGAACGTCCGCACCTCCGTGGTCCTGGGCCACGCGCGCGGGGTGATCCTCCTGGCCGCCGCCCTGCAGGGGCTGCAGGTGGCCGAGTACCCGCCGGCGGAGGTGAAGAACGCCGTGGTCGGCGCCGGCGCGGCCACCAAGGACCAGGTGGGCTTCATGGTGCAGCGCCTCCTGCGCCTGCGCGAGCCGCCGAAGCCGCACGACGCGGCGGACGGGGTGGCGGTGGCGCTCACGCACTGCTTCCGCGGCTACGGCCCGGCGGCGAAGCTCCCCGCCCACCTGGCGCTCAGGATGATGATGGACCCGCGGAAGGGGCGCCCGTGA
- a CDS encoding YebC/PmpR family DNA-binding transcriptional regulator, giving the protein MAGHSKWKQIKHKKALTDSRRAAAWTKIIREITVAAKAGGGDPTGNPRLRLAIDTARAANMPNDNIERAIKKGTGELEGVHYEEITYEAYGPAGVAIMIDTLTDNANRTVADIRRWLSRNGGNLGTTGSVAWMFDRRGQIDVDAGRYDEETVMEAALEAGALDVEGDDGTFTVTTDVADFGAVQDALREKGIEWESAELAMVPKTEVRVEGDDAKKLVKLLELLEDLDDVQNVYTNADMDVDVDSLAEV; this is encoded by the coding sequence GTGGCCGGGCATAGCAAGTGGAAGCAGATCAAGCACAAGAAGGCGCTCACCGACAGCCGGCGCGCCGCGGCCTGGACCAAGATCATCCGTGAGATCACGGTGGCGGCCAAGGCGGGCGGCGGCGACCCCACGGGCAACCCGCGCCTGCGCCTGGCCATCGACACGGCCCGCGCGGCCAACATGCCCAACGACAACATCGAGCGCGCCATCAAGAAGGGCACCGGCGAGCTGGAGGGCGTCCACTACGAGGAGATCACCTACGAGGCGTACGGACCCGCGGGCGTGGCCATCATGATCGACACGCTCACCGACAACGCCAACCGCACGGTGGCCGACATCCGCCGCTGGCTCTCGCGCAACGGCGGCAACCTGGGCACCACCGGCTCGGTGGCCTGGATGTTCGACCGGCGCGGCCAGATCGACGTCGACGCCGGCCGCTACGACGAGGAGACGGTGATGGAGGCGGCGCTGGAGGCGGGCGCGCTGGACGTGGAGGGCGACGACGGCACCTTCACCGTCACCACCGACGTGGCCGACTTCGGCGCGGTGCAGGACGCGCTGCGGGAGAAGGGAATCGAGTGGGAGAGCGCCGAGCTGGCGATGGTCCCCAAGACCGAGGTGCGCGTGGAGGGAGACGACGCGAAGAAGCTGGTGAAGCTGCTGGAGCTGCTGGAGGACCTGGACGACGTGCAGAACGTCTACACGAACGCGGACATGGATGTCGACGTCGACAGCCTCGCCGAGGTCTGA
- a CDS encoding AAA family ATPase, with protein sequence MGGYLSAVRLKRGEVPSFGRYPFSLPAVRGLDALRFHPRVTYFVGENGSGKSTLLEAVAVALGFNPEGGGLGEVDFATRESHSELHSYLETRPPRVRYGFFMRTESFFNLATAIEELSRESWAAALPRKPIDYYGGRSLHEQSHGESFLSLFQHRLHGGLLVLMDEPEAALSPLRQMSFLSILHQHVQGGAQFVIATHSPIVLAYPEAWIYRFDEEGIARVEYEETEHYHVYRDFLQNRELSLRVLLGEEE encoded by the coding sequence GTGGGCGGCTACCTCTCGGCGGTGCGGCTGAAGCGCGGCGAGGTGCCTTCCTTCGGGCGCTACCCGTTCTCCCTCCCCGCGGTGCGCGGGCTCGACGCGCTCCGCTTCCACCCCAGGGTCACCTACTTCGTGGGCGAGAACGGCAGCGGGAAGTCGACGCTGCTGGAGGCGGTGGCGGTGGCGCTCGGCTTCAACCCCGAGGGCGGCGGGCTGGGGGAGGTCGACTTCGCCACGCGCGAGAGCCACTCGGAGCTGCACTCCTACCTGGAGACGCGGCCGCCGCGGGTGCGGTACGGGTTCTTCATGCGCACGGAGAGCTTCTTCAACCTCGCCACGGCCATCGAGGAGCTGAGCCGCGAGTCGTGGGCGGCCGCGCTGCCCAGGAAGCCGATCGACTACTACGGCGGGCGCTCGCTGCACGAGCAGTCGCACGGCGAGAGCTTCCTGTCGCTCTTCCAGCACCGGCTGCACGGCGGGCTGCTGGTGCTGATGGACGAGCCCGAGGCCGCGCTCTCGCCGCTCAGGCAGATGAGCTTCCTCTCCATCCTGCACCAGCACGTGCAGGGCGGCGCCCAGTTCGTGATCGCCACGCACTCGCCGATCGTCCTGGCGTACCCGGAGGCCTGGATCTACCGCTTCGACGAGGAGGGGATCGCGCGGGTGGAGTACGAGGAGACGGAGCACTACCACGTCTACCGCGACTTCCTGCAGAACCGCGAATTGAGCCTGCGCGTGCTGCTGGGCGAGGAGGAGTAG
- a CDS encoding YciI family protein, with amino-acid sequence MFILLSKYLKPLDEVERHLPAHREFLDRFYREGKFLASGPREPHTGAVILADAASELEAMKIVCEDPFFTEKVAEYEVVRFTPTRHDPRLAGLAGGG; translated from the coding sequence ATGTTCATCCTGCTCTCGAAGTACCTGAAGCCGCTGGATGAGGTGGAGCGCCACCTCCCGGCGCACCGCGAGTTCCTGGACCGCTTCTACCGTGAGGGGAAGTTCCTGGCCTCGGGGCCGCGCGAGCCGCACACCGGGGCGGTGATCCTGGCCGACGCCGCCTCGGAGCTGGAGGCGATGAAGATCGTCTGCGAGGACCCGTTCTTCACCGAGAAGGTGGCCGAGTACGAGGTGGTGCGCTTCACTCCCACGCGGCACGACCCGCGCCTGGCGGGGCTCGCGGGCGGCGGCTGA